DNA from Sulfitobacter albidus:
CCTAACGATTATGAGTCGTTCGCTCTAACCAACTGAGCTATAACGCCAACGCTCGGTGCATTAGGGCAGGTCTGCGCCGGGGTCAACCGCCTTTTGGCGCATTCGCGACGGCTGGCCCCGGTTTTTCCCGCTCAGATCCACTTTGCCAGCGGGGGAAGGCTCATCAGCACTGCATTCGCGTCATGCCCGGTCTCAAGTCCGAATTTGGTCCCGCGGTCGTAGACAAGGTTGTATTCGGCATACAGCCCGCGGTGCACCAGCTGCGCGTCCTTTTCGGCCTCGCCCCACGGATCGGCGCGGCGCTTTTCCACCAGTGGCACGTAGGCGGGCAGGAAAGCACGACCGATGTCTTGGGTCAGGGCAAAATCCGCCTCCCAATCGCCGGTGTTGCGGTCATCCATGAAAATCCCGCCGACACCGCGCGCACGGTGGCGGTGCGGGATGTAGAAATACTCGTCCGCCCATGCCTTCAGCTTGGGATAGATCTCTTCCCCGTGGGGGTCGAGATGGGCCTTTTGCGTGGCGTGAAAATGCGCGGTGTCCTCGTCGTACTCCAGACAGGGGTTCAGATCGGAGCCGCCGCCGAACCACCACGCGCCGGGGGTCCAGAACATGCGGGTGTTCATGTGCACGGCGGGGCAATGGGGGTTTTGCATATGCGCCACAAGGCTGATGCCCGACGCCCAGAAGCGCGGATCGTCCGCCATGCCGGGCACGCCCCGCGCGGCCATGGCTTTTTGCGCACGTTCGCCCAGCGTGCCGTAGACCTGTGAGACATTCACGCCCACCTTTTCGAACACGCGGCCCCCGCGCATCACGCTCATGAGGCCACCGCCCGCGTCCGATCCGTCGTCCGAGGTGCGTTTGGTATCCGTCACCTCGAACCGGCCTGGCGCCATGTCGGTCAGCGGACCCGCGTCGTGGCTGTCCTCCAGCGCCTCGAAAGCCGCGACGATATCGTCGCGCAGCTGGCGGAACCACGCGGCGGCGCGGGACTTTTCGGTCTCAAAAGCGGTCATAGGGTCGTCTCTGTCAGGCTACGCGATCACCCGTCAGTGTGCGGGCGCGCTGACAGCATCCAACAAAGAGCGCCCGCCGTCCACCACCATAATCTCTCCGGTCATAAAGCTGGAGCTTTCGGCGGCGAGGAATTGCACCGCCTCGACCAGCTCCCCGGGGGCGGCGATGCGGCCAAGGGGAGTGTGGGCGCGAATGTCGTCGCGCC
Protein-coding regions in this window:
- the hemF gene encoding oxygen-dependent coproporphyrinogen oxidase, with product MTAFETEKSRAAAWFRQLRDDIVAAFEALEDSHDAGPLTDMAPGRFEVTDTKRTSDDGSDAGGGLMSVMRGGRVFEKVGVNVSQVYGTLGERAQKAMAARGVPGMADDPRFWASGISLVAHMQNPHCPAVHMNTRMFWTPGAWWFGGGSDLNPCLEYDEDTAHFHATQKAHLDPHGEEIYPKLKAWADEYFYIPHRHRARGVGGIFMDDRNTGDWEADFALTQDIGRAFLPAYVPLVEKRRADPWGEAEKDAQLVHRGLYAEYNLVYDRGTKFGLETGHDANAVLMSLPPLAKWI